From the genome of Malus domestica chromosome 04, GDT2T_hap1, one region includes:
- the LOC103433945 gene encoding probable linoleate 9S-lipoxygenase 5: MLHSKYPTSSQDTTVDTQHKNEGKKIKGRVVLMKKVVLDVNDLKASILDRVDELLGKAVSLRLISSVNGDPENELKGKVGKPAYLENWVTTIAPLTAGEAAFDVTFDWEKEIGVPGAFVVRNEHHSEFYLKTLTLEDVPGEGRVHFVCNSWVYPADKYKKDRVFFSNKTYLSSDTPKPLQKFREEELVNLRGDDEERGELQEWDRVYDYAYYNDLGNPDKGPEYARPVLGGSIEYPYPRRGKTGRPATKTDPNTESRLKLIQILNVYVPRDERFGPIKMSDLLAYVLKSIPQVLKPEIRDLLVGNKDEFESMEEVLKLYEGGLELPDGILKYISDSTPGEIFKELFRTDGEKFLKFPVPQVIKEDKSAWRTDEEFARELLAGVNPVTIRRLQEFPPSSELDREVYGDQTSQITKEHIEHNLNGLTIDEAIMNNKLFILNHHDAWMPYLRRINTTSTKAYASRTLLFLNNDGTLKPIAIELSLPHPDGDQFGCISKVYTPSSQGVESSIWQFAKGYALVNDSGCHQLFSHWLRAHAVTEPFVIAANRQLSVLHPIHKLLHPHFRGTMNANASARQVLTNAGGVIEEIIFASKFSMEWSSAMYKDWTFPDQALPADLIKRGVAVEDSSASHGVRLLIEDYPYAADGLELWTAIKTWVKDYCSFYYKNDQMVQNDSELQSWWKELRGVGHSDKKEEPWWPKMQTCDELIESCTTIIYIASAHHAAINYGQYSIGGFVPNRPTLSRRFMPEEGTPEYEELRTNPDKAFLKTFAPQLPTLLGMATVEILSRHPTDELYLGQRDTAEWTTDADILQASEDFKKNLEAIEAKIEKMNKDERLKNRFGPAKIPYTLLYPSSEPGLTNKGVPTSINI, from the exons TTGACGAGCTGTTAGGCAAAGCAGTTTCTCTAAGGCTCATTAGTTCGGTTAATGGTGACCCTG AAAATGAGTTGAAAGGAAAAGTTGGAAAGCCAGCATACTTGGAGAACTGGGTGACCACAATCGCCCCCTTAACAGCAGGGGAGGCTGCATTTGATGTTACTTTTGATTGGGAAAAGGAAATTGGCGTCCCGGGAGCTTTCGTAGTTAGAAATGAGCATCACAGTGAATTCTACTTGAAGACTCTCACGCTCGAAGATGTTCCTGGCGAAGGTCGAGTCCACTTTGTTTGCAACTCATGGGTGTATCCTGCTGACAAGTACAAAAAAGACCGTGTTTTCTTCTCTAACAAG ACTTATCTTTCAAGTGATACACCAAAGCCACTACAGAAATTTAGAGAAGAAGAGCTAGTAAACCTGCGAGGAGACGATGAAGAAAGAGGAGAGCTTCAAGAATGGGACAGGGTCTATGACTATGCATACTACAACGATTTGGGGAATCCAGATAAGGGTCCCGAATATGCACGTCCAGTTCTTGGAGGATCTATTGAGTACCCATATCCTCGCCGCGGAAAAACAGGAAGACCAGCAACAAAAACAG ATCCTAACACCGAGAGCAGGCTGAAGCTTATCCAGATCTTAAATGTATACGTTCCAAGAGACGAACGATTTGGACCCATAAAGATGTCAGACTTGCTTGCTTATGTCCTGAAATCCATCCCTCAGGTCCTTAAACCTGAGATAAGAGATCTACTCGTTGGTAACAAAGACGAGTTCGAAAGCATGGAAGAAGTACTTAAACTCTATGAAGGAGGATTAGAGTTGCCTGATGGGATACTAAAATACATTAGTGATAGCACACCTGGGGAGATTTTCAAGGAGCTTTTTCGAACTGATGGCGAAAAGTTCCTAAAATTTCCAGTGCCTCAAGTGATCAAAG AGGATAAGTCGGCATGGAGAACTGACGAAGAATTTGCAAGAGAACTGCTGGCTGGAGTAAATCCTGTCACTATACGTCGTCTCCAA GAATTTCCACCATCTAGCGAGCTAGATCGAGAAGTATATGGGGATCAAACAAGTCAAATAACCAAAGAACACATAGAACATAACTTAAATGGACTCACCATAGATGAGGCAATCATGAACAACAAGCTATTCATATTAAACCACCACGATGCATGGATGCCGTACCTGAGGCGGATAAACACAACTTCCACAAAAGCTTACGCAAGCAGAACACTCCTTTTCTTGAACAATGATGGGACTTTGAAGCCAATAGCTATTGAACTCAGCTTGCCACATCCGGATGGAGATCAATTTGGTTGCATTAGCAAAGTCTATACTCCGTCTAGCCAAGGCGTCGAGAGTTCCATTTGGCAATTTGCTAAAGGTTATGCACTTGTAAATGACTCCGGCTGTCATCAGCTTTTCAGCCACTG GTTGAGAGCTCATGCAGTGACTGAGCCATTTGTGATAGCGGCAAATAGGCAGTTGAGCGTGCTTCACCCGATTCACAAACTTCTGCATCCTCATTTTCGTGGGACGATGAATGCAAACGCATCCGCACGACAGGTTCTCACAAACGCAGGTGGAGTAATAGAGGAAATAATATTTGCTTCCAAGTTTTCGATGGAATGGTCATCAGCAATGTACAAGGACTGGACTTTTCCTGATCAAGCGCTCCCTGCGGATCTGATCAAAAG AGGAGTGGCGGTTGAAGATTCAAGTGCATCACACGGCGTGCGTCTACTGATAGAGGACTATCCATATGCTGCAGACGGGCTTGAATTATGGACTGCAATTAAAACATGGGTTAAAGACTATTGCTCCTTCTACTACAAAAATGATCAAATGGTTCAAAATGATTCGGAACTCCAATCCTGGTGGAAGGAACTGCGCGGGGTAGGCCACAGCGACAAGAAAGAAGAACCCTGGTGGCCTAAAATGCAGACTTGTGATGAGCTGATAGAATCATGCACAACTATCATATATATTGCTTCAGCCCATCATGCAGCAATCAACTACGGTCAGTACTCGATTGGTGGATTCGTCCCAAACCGCCCAACCCTAAGCCGGCGGTTCATGCCTGAAGAAGGCACTCCAGAGTATGAGGAGCTCAGGACAAACCCTGACAAGGCATTCTTGAAAACGTTTGCTCCTCAGCTGCCGACACTTCTTGGAATGGCCACGGTAGAAATCTTGTCAAGGCACCCCACTGATGAGCTCTATCTCGGACAGCGTGACACCGCGGAGTGGACAACGGATGCAGACATACTGCAGGCTTCTGAGGATTTTAAAAAGAATTTGGAAGCGATTGAGGCCAAAATTGAAAAGATGAACAAGGATGAGAGATTGAAAAACCGGTTCGGACCGGCCAAGATCCCTTACACTTTGCTGTATCCTTCTAGTGAGCCTGGACTTACTAACAAGGGAGTTCCCACCAGTATCAACATCTAA